From Panicum hallii strain FIL2 chromosome 2, PHallii_v3.1, whole genome shotgun sequence, a single genomic window includes:
- the LOC112883186 gene encoding uncharacterized protein LOC112883186 isoform X2: protein MPPPPPVDPQRLSPAESRERTLHFFHGLGVDVPLPASAERADACSALVRAIVSSATVSSSRVSCTLTISPGVANQYNTLHGGAVAAVAEAVGMACARAAAGDKEMFLGELSTAYLAAARVNSEVDVEAQILRKGRSVVVTTIEFRLKDTKKLCYTSRATFYIMPVASL, encoded by the exons atgccgccgccgccgccggttgATCCGCAGCGGCTGTCGCCGGCGGAGTCCCGGGAGCGGACGCTGCACTTCTTCCACGGCCTGGGCGTGGACGTGCCCCTCCCGGCATCGGCCGAGCGCGCCGACGCCTGCTCCGCGCTCGTCCGCGCCATCGTCTCCTCCGCCACCGTCTCCTCGTCGCGCGTCTCCTGCACCCTCACCATCTCCCCCGGCGTCGCG AACCAGTACAACACGCTccacggcggcgcggtggcggccGTAGCGGAGGCCGTCGGGAtggcgtgcgcgcgcgccgcggcgggggaCAAGGAGATGTTCCTCGGCGAGCTCAGCACCGCGTACCTCGCCGCCGCGCGAGTCAAC TCTGAAGTGGATGTTGAAGCGCAGATACTGAGGAAAGGCAGGTCGGTCGTGGTTACCACTATCGAGTTCAGACTCAAGGACACCAAGAAGCTCTGCTACACATCTCGGGCCACCTTTTACATAATGCCCGTGGCAAGCCTATGA
- the LOC112883186 gene encoding uncharacterized protein LOC112883186 isoform X1 yields the protein MPTHPTPPVINKTDSPRPQPEQQEKRAAKVGEEMEKEEPRRKLSPADSRAVALAFIRALGAGARLPAAADQPDAYSSLVRAILSSAAVSASPAPRVSCTIAVSPAVTNAYNTLHGGAVAAVAEAVGMACARAAAGDKEMFLGELSTGYLAAARLDSEVDVEAQILRKGRSVVVTTIEFRLKDTKKLCYTSRATFYIMPVASL from the exons ATGCCCACCCACCCAACCCCGCCCGTGATTAATAAGACGGACTCGCCCCGACCGCAGCCGGAGCAGCAAGAAAAGCGAGCAGCGAAGGTGGGGGAGGAGATGGAGAAGGAGGAGCCGAGGCGGAAGCTATCGCCGGCGGACTCCCGGGCGGTGGCCCTAGCGTTCATCCGCGCCCTGGGCGCCGGCGCGCGCCTCCCGGCCGCGGCCGACCAGCCCGACGCCTACTCCTCGCTCGTCCGCGCCAtcctctcctccgccgccgtctccgcctCCCCGGCCCCGCGGGTCTCCTGCACCATCGCCGTCTCGCCCGCCGTGACC AACGCGTACAACACGCTccacggcggcgcggtggcggccGTAGCCGAGGCCGTCGGGATGGCGTGCGCGCGGGCTGCTGCCGGGGACAAGGAGATGTTCCTCGGTGAGCTCAGCACCGGTTacctcgccgccgcgcgcctcgaT TCTGAAGTGGATGTTGAAGCGCAGATACTGAGGAAAGGCAGGTCGGTCGTGGTTACCACTATCGAGTTCAGACTCAAGGACACCAAGAAGCTCTGCTACACATCTCGGGCCACCTTTTACATAATGCCCGTGGCAAGCCTATGA